TTCAAGCTATGCCTCCCTTTATTTATGGCGGAGCATTGAAACAGGGAAGTGACAAGATGAGTCAGATCGATATAGAAGTAAAACAGGAATTTCCATTAACAATTAAACGTCTTGGGATTAACGGGGAAGGCGTCGGTTATTTTAAAAAGCAGGTTGTCTTTGTTCCGGGCGCACTGCCTGGAGAAGAAATCGTGGCAGAAGTAACAGATGTAAAACCGAAATTTGCTACAGCAAAGATTAAGACAATCAGAAAAGAATCACCGGAGCGGGTTCAGCCGCCATGTCCTGTCTATGAAGCGTGCGGAGGGTGCCAGCTGCAGCACGTTACGTATACAGAGCAGCTGAAGTTCAAAAAAGATCTGATCCACCAGGCGCTTGAAAGACATGCAAAAGATCTTGCAGGTACGATTGATGTAAAAGATACGATTGGCATGGAGGACCCTTGGCGCTACCGTAACAAGAGTCAGTTTCAAACGGCGAAGCAGGGGAAAAAGGTTATTGCGGGATTATACAGCATGAACTCACACGAACTTGTTGATATTAAAGACTGTATCGTTCAGCGTAAGGAAACAAATAAAGCAACGCAGGTTGTCAGAAAGCAGCTTGAGAAGCTTGATATCCCAATTTACAATGAGCGCACGAAAAAGGGGTGTGTCAGAACGATTGTGACTCGCGTCGGGGTTCACACTGGTGAAGTGCAGATTGTGATCGTAACTGCAGGGGAAGAACTTCCTAATAAAGAAAAACTGATCACTCAGCTTGAAAACAAAATGCCTGAGATCAAATCAATTATGCAAAATATTAACCCTACTTCAACGTCGATGATTTTTGGCAAAAAGACAATAAAACTCTCCGGAAAGCCGACAATTGAAGAGCAGCTTGAGGAGTTCACTTATCATCTGTCTGCAAGAGCCTTTTTCCAATTGAATCCGGTTCAGACAGTTAAACTATATGATGAAGTGAAAAAAGCGGCTGCGCTGA
This region of Jeotgalibacillus malaysiensis genomic DNA includes:
- a CDS encoding RNA methyltransferase, whose translation is MSQIDIEVKQEFPLTIKRLGINGEGVGYFKKQVVFVPGALPGEEIVAEVTDVKPKFATAKIKTIRKESPERVQPPCPVYEACGGCQLQHVTYTEQLKFKKDLIHQALERHAKDLAGTIDVKDTIGMEDPWRYRNKSQFQTAKQGKKVIAGLYSMNSHELVDIKDCIVQRKETNKATQVVRKQLEKLDIPIYNERTKKGCVRTIVTRVGVHTGEVQIVIVTAGEELPNKEKLITQLENKMPEIKSIMQNINPTSTSMIFGKKTIKLSGKPTIEEQLEEFTYHLSARAFFQLNPVQTVKLYDEVKKAAALTGKEKIVDAYCGSGTIGLWLSDGASEIRGMDVIKESIIDARQNAQNHGVKKYDYQVGTAEEWMFKWKKEGFKPDVVVVDPPRTGCDEKLLDTILALKPKTFIYTSCNPSTLAKDLKRLSGQYKIESIQPVDMFPQTSQVESVTKLVLK